The Streptomyces sp. NBC_01317 genomic interval ACTACAAGTGGAACTGGCCTCTTACTCGGACTACGCCGTGCGCCTGGTCAACACCGAGGAGCCGGCCCGTGGCACGGACACGCTGACCTCGGTGGACGACATCCGTGCCCTCTTCGGCGCGAGCACCCAGCTGGCCCGCAGGGCGACGGAGGCGGACCTCACGCGTTTCCGGGCGGTACGGGCCCGGCTGCGCGCCGTCTTCACGGCGGCCGACGAGGGCGAGGGCGCCCGGGCGGTCGACCTGCTGAACTCGCTGCTGCTGGAGTTCCCGGTCAGCCCGCAGGTCTCCGGGCACGACTTCCTGGACGAGGAGGGGCGCCCGCGCTGGCACATGCATCTGGCGGAGCACCCGTCGAACGCGACCGCGGGGTACGCGGCGACGGCGGCGATGGGGCTGGCCTTCCACCTGACCGGGTTCGGCGTGGACCGGCTGGGGCTGTGCCAGGCCGCGCCGTGCCGTAACGCCTATCTGGACACCTCGACCAACCGCTCGCGCCGCTACTGCTCGGACCGCTGCGCGACGCGGGCCAACGTGGCCGCCTACCGGGCGCGCAAGCGCCTGGAGACGGAGCGGTCGGCGAGCACCGGCCTCAGCGCCGAGACCAGCCACGAGACGGTCCCGAGCACGGACCGCTGACCGTCCGCCGGCGGCCGGTACCTGGCCCGCACCCGCCCCAGCAGCAGCTCCTCGGGTACGGCGCCGAACACCCGGCTGTCCCCCTCGGCGCCCGGGTTGTCCCCGAGCACCCACCATCCGCCGTCGCGCCGCTCCACCAGCCGCTTCACGATGAGCAGGTCTTGCTGGAGCGGGTGCTTGAGTACGGCCACGTCGCCGGCCCGGACGGGGGCGCGGTAGTGGACGAGGAGCTGGTCGCCGTGCCGGAGGGTCGGGTACATGGACGGCCCGGTCACTTCCGCGATCCCCAACGGCGCTCTCGGCTCACGCTCGTGCTCCGTCATCCCGACACCCTCCCGGTCCCGCGGTCCGTTCCGCCGCCTGTCCCATTTTGGCCCCGGACTTTTGTCCTAAGCCCATGGGGGCACTCGCGAAATCACGCTTCTCACGGAGTAATGTCCCACCTGAGAAGACGATCACGAGGAAGGACAGCTCCATGCTCTCCCGCCTGTTTGCCCCCAAGGTGAAGGTCAGCGCCCACTGCGACCTCCCCTGCGGCGTGTACGACCCCGCCCAGGCCCGCATCGAAGCCGAGTCGGTCAAGGCCGTCCAGGAAAAGATGGCCGCCAACGACGACGCACACTTCCAGGCCCGCGCGACGGTCATCAAGGAGCAGCGCGCCGAGCTCGCCAAGCACCACGTGTCGGTGCTCTGGAGCGACTACTTCAAGCCGCCGCACTTCGAGAAGTACCCCGAGCTCCACCAGCTGGTCAACGACGCCCTGAAGGCCCTCTCGGCCGCCAAGGCCTCCAAGGACCCGGCGACGGGCCAGAAGGCCCTGGACTACATCGCCCAGATCGACAAGATCTTCTGGGAGACGAAGAAGGCCTGACCCGCCCATGGTCACGCCCCACCCCCGCACCCGCCCCGCAGCCCGCCCCGATCCCGGCGTGGCTGAGGGTGCGGGTGCGGTCTTGTTCCCCGGGCGATCCCGTTCCACCCGCCGGACGGGCCGGCGGGAGATCTTTCTATGCTCCTGATCATGACAAGATCCGCAGCCGAGGTGATCGACCAGTGCCGATCGGACTTCGGCCCTCCCCCGCGCTCCTTCGGGTGGCGTGAGCGCAGGCGTCTCCGGATACCCAGGCTTCCGTGGTCATTTCCTTCCGACGACCCTCTGCGGGAGATCAATCGCCGGCAGGACTGTCTGCTTCAGGAAGGGCGGGTGGTCTGGGCCGCCCTGGTGCAGGCCAACGTGCTGCTGTTCCGGCCGGGGAGTGGCGACCACCCGGCGGAGGTGGTCTACGGACCGGACCCGAAAGCCTTCGACGACTGCCCCGACAGCCTGTCGGGTATCGCGCGGTCGCTGTTCTCACTCAAGGGAACGGAGCAGTACGACCCGGAATTGCAGGTGTTCTCGGACCATCTCGCCGATGAGATGGAACGGACGATGCGCATGCCCGTTCCGCGGAAACTGGCGGGGAACGAGACGGTCCACATCACGTGTGTCATCGTCGCCCGCCGGCATCTGCCCGAGCAGGTGCTCCACGGATCTATTTTCCCCCTGCTCATCCACCCCGAGAAGACCGACGTGACCATGATCCTGCCGAGCCGTTACTGGCCCGAGGACCTGCCCGAGGCGGTTCAAAAGCCCTTCTGAGAAGGCCCGGTGACGGATACCTCACCCCCTGCGGCCCCGAGCGTGTCCGCTAAGGAGGGAGGTCTCCACACCTGTTCCGGGATATCCCTCCGCGGCCATTCTCCCGGCCGCGCGGCGACCACCAGGCCGGTAGGCGCGGGACTGCGGCGGAAGGCCGCACCCGTGTTCCGGGTGCGGCCCTCTCAGGGTCAGGGCGTGGTGATCAGGTCGATCGGGGGGACCGTCACCTTGCGGGCTCCTGTTTTGCCGGTCAGGAGTACCTTGCGCAGCGCCACGTTGTTCTTGAGGTTCGTTTCTTGCAGGCGGTGTTCGGGGTTGGCGATGACCTCGATGTAGTACGTGCCGTTCGGCAGGTCGGTGACGTCGAAGGACTGGCCGGGGCGGTACTGGGTGTACGTGTCACCGGAGCCCACGTCGAGTACCTCGCGTACCGAGATCGAGTTCTGCTGGCCGCACGCGGTCGACAGGTCCGTGTTGTTGGGGTGCCAGTTGGCGTTCTTCACCGTGTAGTCGATGGCGTCCGTGTTGGCGAGGCAGAACGCCTCCTTGCCGCTCCGTACGATCTCGGACTTGTCGGCGCTCAGGAGGCGGTAGCTGGCGAAGTCGGTGAAGTGCCAGTGCTCGTGGCCCACGCGGGGGTCCCACTCCATCGTGCCGGTGGGCGTGTAGCCGACCTGCTTGCCCGTGGCGTCGTAGAAGTACTGGTACGCGTCCATCAACTCCTTGCCCGGGCTGCGGAATCCGTCCACGACCAGGGGCGCGGGGCCGGCGTTCCAGACGTTGGCGCTGAACACCATGTAGTCCTTGCCGGGGATGTCGCCGTCCTCCCCGTCGGAGATGCCGATGTCCCAGGCCGGCAGCGAGCGGAGGTCGGGCTTCGGTACGTCGGGCACCTTCGCCGCGCCCGTCGGGCGCTTCGTGTTGGGCTTGAGGGCGGGCGCGATGCGCGAGCCGTCGGTGTGTCCCGGGCCGTCGCCCAGGTGCGTGAGGGCGCGCGGGCCGATCGCGTGGGGCCGGGCGGGCGGGGTGGGGGCGTCGGCTCCGCGGCCGTTGCTGTAGATATGGGCGGGGGCTGTGTTGTCCATGTCGCTCATGTCGTGGCCCTGCATGGCGGAATTGTGGGCGGAGCGGGCGGAGCGGCCCGAGCCCGTCGCCGACCTCGCCGCGCCCTCGCCCCCGTCGCCCTGCTCCCGTACCGTCACCTTGATCGTCTGCGGCTTGTTCGCGATGCCCAGCAGGTCGCGGTACTTCTTCGCGACCGAGACCGTGGCCGTGTAGCTGCCGGCCGCCAGATCGACCGGCTCGGAGTAGTAGCCGTTGCTGGTGTTCGACGCCCAGCCCTTCTCCACACCCCACACCGAACCGAGCGTGAACGGGTTCGTCGGGCAGCTCTCCGGATACTTCGAGGTGGCCGGGGCGTCGGGGCGGATGCGCCCGGACGCGTTGTTCGGGCAGAACGGGTCGCTGGTCTTCACGACCTGCTTGCCCGCCGCGTTCTTGACGGACACCTCGATGAAGCCCGGCAGCCCGGAGAAGTCCTTGACCAGCCCGGTCGGCAGCCGCTTCGTCCGCGTCTTCTTCCCGTCGTGGATCACCTGGTCGGCGACCACGGGGGTCTTGTACGACGCGCGCGTCACCCTGAATTCGAGGGGGCCGCCGTCGACGGTGACGTACGCGCCGAGGTCCAGGTAGACCCCGGGTTCGCCCTCCCACCGGTCGAGGGTCACGCTGCTGGAGGCGGCGATCAGGCTGATCTTCGGACCGGCGGGCGCCGCCGCCCCGGCGACGGGCGCGGCACCTGCCACGCCCGCGACCACGGCGAGGGCGGCGGAGGCGGCCAGCGCCGGCCGCCCGAAACGATTGTGGTGAGCTCTGGTCATCGGTTCCTCGTCTGCGAGTGCCACAGTGGCATCGGACCTGTGAACACCCTGTGAGATCGGGGGCGCGCCGCCTCGGGTTGCCTGACGCCCTCGAAAGTCACCCATCGTTGGCCGGAACCTGCCCTTTGAGCGGAAATCAGGCCATTGTCGGGCCGATGGGAGCCGCCCATATCCCTGGATGTGGTATTTATCCACCCGCGCGGGCACGGGCGCGCGCACGCGGGATCCGGCGCGACCACCTACACGGTCGTGGCGACGACGTCGTCCGGACCGCGTCCGAGCGCCGCCGCGCGGTCGTCGGATTGGCCGGCACCCGCGCGGTCCGCGCGGCAAGGGTAGTCCGGCGGGGGGACAGGCCGGGGACGGCGCCAAAGACCCGTTCCGGCCCCGGCACCCCCTACGCCGCCGGCGCGTGCAGCAGCGGGCTCTTGTGGTGGGTCAGCCACTGGCGGTAGCCCACCGCTCGCAGGGCCGCCTCCCGGTACGCCGCCTCCAGGTCCGCGTACACCTCGTCCGCCATGGACCGGATGCCCGCCGGGCGTTCCCCGGCGCCGGGGATCGTTCCCGGGCGCGAGAAGAGTTGGAGCCGTACCGCCAGCGGATCGTCCCGCAGCGGGCGGATCGCCATGTCGTCGCGCGGGCCAGACGTGGGCTGGCACGGGGCGACCGCCTCGCCGACCGCGATCAGCGTCGCCGCCGTGAGGTAATCCCCGTGCAGGACCGCCGGGTTGATGCCCGCCGCGACCAGGACCCGGCGCAGGCCGTCCCATTCGCCGTCCACCGTCGGGTCGACCACCCAGCGGTCCCCCGCCAGGTCGGCCAGTTCCACCACCGGGCTCGCGGCGGCCGGATGGTCGCGGGCCATGGAGACGAACTGCGGTTCACGCTCGACCAGTACGCGCCGCTCCAGGCCCTCCGGGACCGTCAGCGGGCAGCCCTCCACCTCGTGCACGAACGCCACGTCCAGCCGCCCCGCCGCGACCATCCGCAGCAACGCCCCGGCCGAGACGTCCATGTGGAGCGAGATGTCCGTACCGGGCAGCCGGCCCCTCAGCCGCCGCAGCCAGCCGCCGAGCGCCCGGCTCGCGGTCGAGCCGATCCGCAGCCGGGGGCCGGCCGCCAGGTCCGCGGCGGCCCGCGCCTCGGAGACCAGCGCCGCCATCCCGTCGACCAGCGGCCGGGCGCGGCTCAGCACCGAATGGCCCAGCGGAGTGGGCCGGCAGCCGGTGCGTTCGCGGGCGAACAGCTCGGCCCCGAGCGCGTTCTCGATCCGCCGCAACTGGGTCGTCAGCGACGGCTGGCTCATCCCCAGCTGCCGGGCCGCCTTGCGCAGACTGCCCGCTTCGGCGATGGCACACAGGGCACGCAGATGCCTGACCTCCAGCTCCATTCCCGAAGAGTAGAGCGGGGTCCTGAGCCGCACCAGACACCCAAATCGCAGTAATCCGGAGCGCATTCGAAGAAAGCCAACCAGGGATATGCGCTGGTGCTATCACCGATTGACATCATCCGTTACGAGGCGGACTCCCCGAGACTCTCCGGTACCGAACCCGTTCACCGGACGACTAGGAGCCCCCCACATGCGTCACCCGAGAGTCTCGAAGTCCGCTCTCTCCGCGATCGCCGGCCTCGGTCTGGCCCTCGCGACCGCGCTGAGCGCCGCACCCGCCTCCGCCGCGCCCGCCGACGCCGCCCCCACCGGCGTCCCGGCCGCGTCCTCGTACGCCGCCTACGAAGGCTCGAAGGCCGAAGCCGCCAACAACAAGGCCTTCTTCGACGCGGTCCTCAAGTCGGTCGCCGAGAAGCGCGCGGCGAACCCCGGCGCCGCCGTGGTGACCGTCGTCTACAACGCGTCGGCCGCGCCCAGTTTCCGCAGCCAGATAGCCAGCAGCACCTCGATCTGGAACAGCTCCGTCAGCAACGTGAAGCTCCAGTCGGGCAGCAACGCCGACTTCACGTACCGCGAGGGCAACGACCCGCGTGGCTCGTTCGCCAGCACCAACGGTCACGGCAGTGGCTACATCTTCCTCGACTACGCCCAGAACCAGCAGTACAACTCGACCCGCGTCACCGCGCACGAGACCGGGCACGTGCTCGGCCTCCCGGACCACTACAGCGGTCCGTGCAGCGAGCTGATGTCGGGCGGCGGCCCCGGCACGTCCTGCCAGAACTCCCAGCCGAACGCGGCGGAGCGCTCGCGGGTGAACCAGCTGTGGGTCAACGGCCTCGCGGCCGCCGTGGCCAAGCTGTCCTGACCCGGAGCCACACCCCCCCACCACCGCACGACACGCGCATGACAGCGCGGCTTCACAGGGGCGTCCCGAAGTGCACCACGGGGCGCCCCTCCCCCTTGGTAACGTCGGGCGGTGGACTTCAGTACGGAAACCGGCAGGACGGAACCCGGCGGGACGGAAACCGGCACGACAGATATCGGCAGCACGGGCACCGGCGCCGCGGCCCGGCGCGATTCAGCCCTCACCGTCGAGGGCGACTTCACGACACGGCTGACGGTACGGGCCGACCGGCCGGAGCCCGCCGCCCGGCTGGCCGCCTGGGCCGGAGCCCAGGGGCTCGACCTCACCACCGGGGTACGGGACCGCGGCCGCACGCCCTCCCGCCCGGTGCTCACCCTGCGGGGTACGGGCGCCCTCGACGCCCAGCGGCGCGCCGCCGAGCTGTGGTCCGGCCGGCTCGCGGAGGCCGGATTCCCGGTGATACGGACGACGATCGCGGCGGCTCCCTGGAACGCGGGGGTGCCGGGGACCGACACCGAGGCCGCCGTACTGCCCGCGCACTGCCACTTCGCCCACCGCGTCACGCTGCGGCTGAGGATCCCGTACGACACCCAGCGCCTCGCCGCCGTCGTGGAACAGCACACCGCGCGGGTCTCGCGCACCGCCCGGCGCGCGCTGTCGGGCGGGGTCCAGGAGCGGTACGTGACCCAGCGCGCTTTCGGGACCGGCCGCCCGTCGGCCCGCGCCCGGCTGGAGGCGCTGCTCGACGCCCTGGCCGGGGCCGGCTTCCCGGCGGCCGATGTCGAGGAGGAGTTCGTCCTCCTCGACGACAACCCGAGCGCGTAGGGTCGTCCTGCGGCCGGGTGGGGCGGGGCACCCGTACAGGGACAACGAAAGGTTCGCCGGTGGAGGCGGGCGCGGGTCAGGCCCCCACCAGCGGCCTGTCGCCCAGTTCCGTGTCCGTCGGCAGCTGGCGGCGGATACGGCCGAGCGCCTCCTCGAACCCGCCCCCGGCGATGCCCGATTCGTAGGCCGCACCGCCGCACCGCAGCGTCAGGCTCAGCTCCGCGCGCCCGAGCGGGTCGCCGGACGCCCGTTCGCCCAGCGCCAGCAGGCAGTTGAGCGTGGCCTGCTGGACCGTGCCCTCCGTGCTGACGGGCATCGGCATGTCCCACTCCATGACGCAGGAGGACAGCACCGCGCCCGCACCCACCGGCTCCAGCGTGGCGAACTCCGCGCCTTCGTACTCAACTCCCCTGATGCTGGTGCGTACTTGCTGTCCACCCGAGAGGATCGTGATCGCTTCCGCGCCCAGGCGGTCCCGGTACCAACCTGCCCATGAATCCGTCGACTCCGCTGTCATGGCGCGGACTGTAGCGGTAAGGGATCTTCCCCCGCAGCACGGGTCACCGCTTCCTGACCTATTTCCGGACCACCACACCATTTCCGAACGTCTCCACGGACTCCGGCGTGAACTCGCCGATCGCGAAAAACGGACTGGTCACGTTCTCGGCCAGCGCCGGGTCACAACTGGCCCGGCGCTGGATGACGGTGTCGAGAAGGCGTCGATCGAAGCGGCGAAAAACAGATCAGCTTTGCCGCCGCACCTCACCGCGTGCGGCGCGTCACGAATTCCGCCAGCGCCAGCAGATCGCCCCCCGCGGTGAGGTCGGGCACCGCCCGGGACAGCTGCTGTACGGCCCTGGCCATCCGGTCGGCCGCCTGGACCTGCGCCCAGTCGCGCCCCCCGGCCCGCTCCACCGCGTCCGCCGCCCGGCGGATCGCGGTGCTGTCCATCGGCGACCGGTACAGCTCGGCCAGCTCCTCCGCCGCCGGGGTCCCGGAGGCCAGCGCGGCGACCACCGGCAGGGACTTCTTGTGCGCGGCGAGATCGGCGCCGGCCGGTTTGCCCGTACGGTCGGGGTCCCCCCAGATCCCGATCAGGTCGTCGATCAGCTGGAAGGCCAGCCCCGCCTCCCGGCCGAAGGCGTCCATCGCGGCGATCTCCTCCTCGCCGGCGCCCGCGTACAGCGCGCCCAGGGCGCACGAACTGCCCAGCAGCGCGCCGGTCTTGGCCGTCGCCATCGCCACGCACTCGTCCAGGGAGACCTCGTCGGGGGCCCGCTGTTCGAAGGCGCAGTCCGCCTGCTGTCCCGCGCACAGCTCGATGACACACGCGGCCAGCCGGGCGGAGGCCGCGCCCGACGCCGGATGCGGGTCCTCGGCCAGGAGCCGCAGCGCGAGGGCCATCATCGCGTCACCCGCGATGATGGCGTCCGGGGTGCCGAAGACCGTCCAGGCGGTGGCGCGGTGGCGCCGCGTGGGGTCCTCGTCGATGACGTCGTCGTGGAGCAGCGTGAAGTTGTGGGCCAGTTCGACCGCGACGGCCGCCCGGACGGCGTGGAGCGGGTCCCCGCCGAGCGCCCGGGCCGAGGCGAGCACGAGCGCGGGCCTGATGGCCTTGCCCGCCCGCCCCGAGGCGGGTGTGCCGTCGGCGTGCTCCCAGCCGAAGTGGTACATCGCGACACGGCGTATGGAGTCCGGCAACGACTCCACCGTGGAACGCAGTTGGGGATGGACGGTGGTGCGGGTGCGGTCCAGGAGGGCTACCGCCTCGTGGCCCTCGGTGGCGGCATCCGTACTGGTCATGGTCACGGTCACTTCCTCTGTCGCTGTGTCGGACCGGGCGTGCGGGTGCCCGGAGGGGCCGGCGCGGGGCCGGCCCCTCCGGCCGGCCGGCTCAGCTCCAGCGGCCCACTTCCACGTTCTCCAGCACGCCCACCGCGTCCGGGACGAGGATCGCCGCGGAGTAGTACGCCGTGACCAGGTAGGAGATGATCGCCTGCTCGTCGATCCCCATGAAGCGGACGGACAGGCTCGGCTCGATCTCGTCCGGGATGCCGCTCTGCTGGAGTCCGATGACCCCCTGCTCGGCCTCGCCCGTACGCATGCAGAGGATCGAGGTCGTCCTGGCGGCCGAGATCGGGATCTTGTTGGACGGGAAGATCGGCACACCCCGCCACGCGGGCACGTGGTGCCCCCCGACCTCCACGCTGTCCGGGTAGATCCCGCGCTTGTTGCACTCACGCCCGAAGGCCGCGATGGCCCGTGGATGCGCCAGGAAGAGCTTCGAGCCGCGGCGGCGCGAGAGCAGCTCGTCCATGTCGTCGGGGCTGGGCCCGCCGTCGTGGGGCTGGAGCCGCTGGCCGTAGTCGCTGTTGTGCAGCAGACCGAACTCGCGGTTGTTGATCAGCTCGAACTCCTGGCGCTCGCGCAGCGCCTCGACCGTGAGCCGCAACTGCTGCTCGGTCTGGTTCATCGGCTGGTTGTACAGGTCCGCGACCCTGCTGTGCACCTTCAGCACCGTCTGGGCCACGCTCAGTTCGTACTCCCGCGGCGCCCCCTCGTAGTCCACGAACGTGTGCGGGACGACCGCCTCGCCCACGTGCCCGGCGGACAGCTCGATCTCCGCCTCGCCGTACTTGTTGGTCCGCTGGTGCGGCACGCTCGCCAGCGCGTCCAGGTGCTCGCGCAGCGAGGTCGCGCGCTCCGCCAGGTTCAGGACGTCCGCCCTGGTCAGGACCAGCACCGTGCAGGCGGTCGCCGCGCGGACGCTGTAGTCCCAGGTGGCCTCCCCGTCCACCAGGGCCTGATCGCCGAAGTACGCCCCGTCCGCGAGCGTCTCCAGCACCGCGTCGTCCCCGTAGGGCCCCGTCCCGACCTTCTCCGCCCGGCCGTGCGCCAGCAGGTAGACCCGGTCCGCCGTGTCCCCTGCGGACGCGAGCACCTGCCCGGCCGCGAACTCCTGCTGCTCGCAGCGCCCCGCCAGTTCGGCGAGCGCCGCCTCGTCCCCGTACCCCCGCAGGGCGGGCAGCTCGCCCAGCTCCGCGGGGATGACCGCCACCCGGTCCCCGGTCTGCACGAACGTCACACGCCCGTCCCCGACCGCGTAACTGAGCCTGCGGTTGACCCGGTAGGTGCCACCCTGTACCTGCACCCACGGCAGCATCCGCAGCAGCCACCGCGAGGTGATCTCCTGCATCTGCGGTACCGACTTGGTGGTGGTCGCCAAGTTGCGCGCGGCGTCCGTTCCCAGACTCTGCTGGGGCGGCGCCTGCGACTCGCGGACCTCGTCACCAACCGACATGAAGACTCCCCTTCGTTCATGCACTGACCTGCACGACAGACACTTTCAGCACGAAGAGTCGGCGCGCCATTACACAAATGAGTGGGACTGGATCAGCGAAAACGGGGCACAACACGCCGAAAATCATCCGGTCGGCCCATCGACGGCCCGTTCCCGCCCCCGCTTCGCTCCCGTGTCCGGATCGGTTCGCACACCGTGCGAAGGCCGTGCGAAGGCGATACGAACGGCTGTTGGCGGCGCGGCCCTTGGGGTAGGAGGCGCGGTACGGGATATTCCGCTTACCGTCCGAAGGGACCGGCCGTGTCCTCACCGATGTCCGCGAGCAAGTTTCTCGACGTGTTGAAGAGCGAAGGGCTCACCGTCGTCCAGGTCGGCGACTGGC includes:
- a CDS encoding CGNR zinc finger domain-containing protein; amino-acid sequence: MELASYSDYAVRLVNTEEPARGTDTLTSVDDIRALFGASTQLARRATEADLTRFRAVRARLRAVFTAADEGEGARAVDLLNSLLLEFPVSPQVSGHDFLDEEGRPRWHMHLAEHPSNATAGYAATAAMGLAFHLTGFGVDRLGLCQAAPCRNAYLDTSTNRSRRYCSDRCATRANVAAYRARKRLETERSASTGLSAETSHETVPSTDR
- the sodX gene encoding nickel-type superoxide dismutase maturation protease, with the translated sequence MTEHEREPRAPLGIAEVTGPSMYPTLRHGDQLLVHYRAPVRAGDVAVLKHPLQQDLLIVKRLVERRDGGWWVLGDNPGAEGDSRVFGAVPEELLLGRVRARYRPPADGQRSVLGTVSWLVSALRPVLADRSVSRRLRAR
- the sodN gene encoding superoxide dismutase, Ni → MLSRLFAPKVKVSAHCDLPCGVYDPAQARIEAESVKAVQEKMAANDDAHFQARATVIKEQRAELAKHHVSVLWSDYFKPPHFEKYPELHQLVNDALKALSAAKASKDPATGQKALDYIAQIDKIFWETKKA
- a CDS encoding lysyl oxidase family protein; the encoded protein is MTRAHHNRFGRPALAASAALAVVAGVAGAAPVAGAAAPAGPKISLIAASSSVTLDRWEGEPGVYLDLGAYVTVDGGPLEFRVTRASYKTPVVADQVIHDGKKTRTKRLPTGLVKDFSGLPGFIEVSVKNAAGKQVVKTSDPFCPNNASGRIRPDAPATSKYPESCPTNPFTLGSVWGVEKGWASNTSNGYYSEPVDLAAGSYTATVSVAKKYRDLLGIANKPQTIKVTVREQGDGGEGAARSATGSGRSARSAHNSAMQGHDMSDMDNTAPAHIYSNGRGADAPTPPARPHAIGPRALTHLGDGPGHTDGSRIAPALKPNTKRPTGAAKVPDVPKPDLRSLPAWDIGISDGEDGDIPGKDYMVFSANVWNAGPAPLVVDGFRSPGKELMDAYQYFYDATGKQVGYTPTGTMEWDPRVGHEHWHFTDFASYRLLSADKSEIVRSGKEAFCLANTDAIDYTVKNANWHPNNTDLSTACGQQNSISVREVLDVGSGDTYTQYRPGQSFDVTDLPNGTYYIEVIANPEHRLQETNLKNNVALRKVLLTGKTGARKVTVPPIDLITTP
- a CDS encoding LysR family transcriptional regulator; translated protein: MELEVRHLRALCAIAEAGSLRKAARQLGMSQPSLTTQLRRIENALGAELFARERTGCRPTPLGHSVLSRARPLVDGMAALVSEARAAADLAAGPRLRIGSTASRALGGWLRRLRGRLPGTDISLHMDVSAGALLRMVAAGRLDVAFVHEVEGCPLTVPEGLERRVLVEREPQFVSMARDHPAAASPVVELADLAGDRWVVDPTVDGEWDGLRRVLVAAGINPAVLHGDYLTAATLIAVGEAVAPCQPTSGPRDDMAIRPLRDDPLAVRLQLFSRPGTIPGAGERPAGIRSMADEVYADLEAAYREAALRAVGYRQWLTHHKSPLLHAPAA
- the snpA gene encoding snapalysin, whose translation is MRHPRVSKSALSAIAGLGLALATALSAAPASAAPADAAPTGVPAASSYAAYEGSKAEAANNKAFFDAVLKSVAEKRAANPGAAVVTVVYNASAAPSFRSQIASSTSIWNSSVSNVKLQSGSNADFTYREGNDPRGSFASTNGHGSGYIFLDYAQNQQYNSTRVTAHETGHVLGLPDHYSGPCSELMSGGGPGTSCQNSQPNAAERSRVNQLWVNGLAAAVAKLS
- a CDS encoding DUF6304 family protein; amino-acid sequence: MTAESTDSWAGWYRDRLGAEAITILSGGQQVRTSIRGVEYEGAEFATLEPVGAGAVLSSCVMEWDMPMPVSTEGTVQQATLNCLLALGERASGDPLGRAELSLTLRCGGAAYESGIAGGGFEEALGRIRRQLPTDTELGDRPLVGA
- a CDS encoding family 2 encapsulin nanocompartment cargo protein polyprenyl transferase encodes the protein MTSTDAATEGHEAVALLDRTRTTVHPQLRSTVESLPDSIRRVAMYHFGWEHADGTPASGRAGKAIRPALVLASARALGGDPLHAVRAAVAVELAHNFTLLHDDVIDEDPTRRHRATAWTVFGTPDAIIAGDAMMALALRLLAEDPHPASGAASARLAACVIELCAGQQADCAFEQRAPDEVSLDECVAMATAKTGALLGSSCALGALYAGAGEEEIAAMDAFGREAGLAFQLIDDLIGIWGDPDRTGKPAGADLAAHKKSLPVVAALASGTPAAEELAELYRSPMDSTAIRRAADAVERAGGRDWAQVQAADRMARAVQQLSRAVPDLTAGGDLLALAEFVTRRTR
- a CDS encoding family 2B encapsulin nanocompartment shell protein, which produces MSVGDEVRESQAPPQQSLGTDAARNLATTTKSVPQMQEITSRWLLRMLPWVQVQGGTYRVNRRLSYAVGDGRVTFVQTGDRVAVIPAELGELPALRGYGDEAALAELAGRCEQQEFAAGQVLASAGDTADRVYLLAHGRAEKVGTGPYGDDAVLETLADGAYFGDQALVDGEATWDYSVRAATACTVLVLTRADVLNLAERATSLREHLDALASVPHQRTNKYGEAEIELSAGHVGEAVVPHTFVDYEGAPREYELSVAQTVLKVHSRVADLYNQPMNQTEQQLRLTVEALRERQEFELINNREFGLLHNSDYGQRLQPHDGGPSPDDMDELLSRRRGSKLFLAHPRAIAAFGRECNKRGIYPDSVEVGGHHVPAWRGVPIFPSNKIPISAARTTSILCMRTGEAEQGVIGLQQSGIPDEIEPSLSVRFMGIDEQAIISYLVTAYYSAAILVPDAVGVLENVEVGRWS